A segment of the Ipomoea triloba cultivar NCNSP0323 chromosome 1, ASM357664v1 genome:
TAGTCTTTGAGAGACTAAAATCGTCACTTGGTGCATAACTTGGGTTAAAGATGGTCACccatttattaatttaagaCTAAATCTGTACCACAGGTATAACTGaagaacaaaaaatgtaatttttccacaatttaattaattaatacacacGTTTTGATTGTAGCATAACTTTCTATGGTTAAGATCAACAAACTAAAATGTAATTGTTAATAACACGAATTTGCAGTAGAATCAGTGACCTAAATGGAGGCGTATCCAGAATTCCTGCATTTAACAACAAGACAGGCATAGCAATGTTGTGAGTAAAATGCATTTCCTTTCCAAAAATAATTACTTATGTTAGTTTCGTAATTACATTCCAGcatgaattgaaattatttatatatgcaaaaacaaaaacaatttttgGTGCAGGATGTTGAGGAGGTGTAATATTTCTGGGAAGATACCAGATTTATCTAATATGACAGGCTTGAAACAACTGTAATTTCTGTAACTTGAATTTTCTTTTGACTCTTCTCAGCTGTTAATTAATGAACTATTAGATCTATTTCACTATGGGCAAATTTTGATCCACCTAAGAGAACCACTAGTTCTTAAGTTGATAtacttcttttctttaatttgttgttttgttATCACATTGAATTTGCAGGGATTTGAGTTTTAATAATCTGGAAGGAGGAATTGATGGTCTTAACGTTCTTGATAAACTGCAGTACCTGTGAGTAACAAATCAATTTTGATGTTAACAATTATGCATAAGAAACTTCCTGTCTATTTCAGCATTTTTGTTCTAATAGAAAGCAAATCAGCATTCTAGTTATGTTTCTCATACTTGAATTTGGCTGTGATTCAGTTGATGAACTCACTCTAAACTCATAACCTCTCTCTATTCTTAGGTATCTAACGAACAACTCTCTTACTGGGCAAATACCTCAATGGGTTCTAAATCGAGATTCCAGATAGTAAGTTTAGtctaatatattatgtgcatgatTACATTTGTTGTTCAATTATTATATTCCATATATACTAGAGTTCATAAAAAAATGGTGTGCAGCTTCATAGATCTTTCTTACAATAATTTTGAGGAGAGCTCCGGGTCACCAATTTGCAGTCGGGAAACCCTGTAAGATTCTGTCTCTTCTATGTATTTATACTTTCAAGTGTTCCTTCAAAcatggattattttagctttttcattttcttatcaGAAACTTGTTCAAAAGCTATAATGGAGGAGGAGAAAATGAGTAAGTTTTAACATATATATCCTCTAGCAAGCTGTGAATATTCCTAATCTAAAGATTTTTTAACTTTATCCCCTTTTTTGGCTTTGTATATATAGCAAATTTGGGAAGTGTCTAAAAAATTGCACGAAAGGTAAGCACATCATATCATGATGCTTGCATCATATATCTTTTGCTTAATTGATTTGAGCATCTTTCACAATCCATTTATGcatcaaattaaagttgatgataattagcAATGAGAAGCATTTGCAATTGGCAAGCAGTAGCCCTTTCTCTTATGTCTAgcttgtgttttttatttttctgcaGATTGGTATTCATTTCACATCAACTGTGGTGGAGGCAATGTTGTGATTGGTGACACTACTTATGACGCAGATGAAGATTCTACTGGCCTCGCGAAATTTGTTTCCAATAAAGAGAACTGGGTAACCAGTAATACCGGCTACTTTTGGGATAGGCCAGTAACAATAACAGACTATACAACAACAAATATATCTGTCATAAAAGGAAAAGACTCTAAAATCTACCAGACAGCTCGCTTGTCTCCTTTAtcattgacatattatggacgCTGTTTAGCAAATGGACACTATACTGTGAAACTTCATTTCGCAGAGATAGTTTTGAGAGATAATAGATCTTTTCAAAGTCTTGGAAGGCGCTTATTTGATGTTTATATACAGGTCAATGGAGTATTTTGTAGTTTAAACTTAGGGCTTCAATCGCTTAGTGTTGTGCAtttgactatagtgattttaatGGATACAGggtgaacaaaaaataaaggaTTTTGATATTGAAACTGAAGCACAAGGAGCTGATAAACCATTAGTTAAACAATTTCAAGTAGTTGTCCAGAATAGAACTCTTGAGTTGCGCTTTGAGTATGCTGAAAAGGGAACAACTGTAGTCCCACATGCAGGGGCATATGGCCCTTTGATATCTGCCATTTCTGTGGAATCTGGTAAGTATTAGTGATGAGTCTAATATATTACCAGTGGGGTTAATTAGatttttcattaatataatatagatgtttatgttttttttaattttattttaaatatttgaatagTTACTCTTGGCAAATTTTGCAGATTTCTTTGTCATTGTTTCTGTTTAGTTGCAGATAAAGAAAAGATATCTAACTAGCTATCATGCCTTTTCCACAAACATGCAGATTTCAAGCCTCCCAAAAATAGAAAGACTTTAATCATAGTTGTTGCAGTAgcttcttctttgtttcttattttCACAATTCTCTGTTTCGTTGGGTGGAAGATCTACATTAGAAACAAGACCTCACGGGAACAAGGTAATATCTGCATGTACTTTCAATTACTTTCTAATTTTGTATGGGAAACTTGGACATAGTGACAATTTGTGCATGTGCTCAAACATAGAAACAAAATTCCAAACATGAGGCCAGCAAGTCTAGTCAAGTTGCCAGGCTGTTAACTTGGTAATTACAAGGTTACAAATTTGACTCCCAACGGGAGTGAGCTATTGGTCATTCAAAAACGGGGCTAACCCTAATCGGTGGCCTTCTCAGTTTGAACTGGtcagctatgagcaacctaggttcttaaataaaaaaaaaaattatggatgCTGTTGAAAATGTGCCCACTAgatttttccaaaaatattgtgtttttttatttatttattcttttttcatgCACTAGCCATTTCTTTAAAGTAATTGTATGGATACAGAACTACGAGGCCTTGATCTACGAACTGGATTATTCACTTTCAGACAAATTAAAGCCGCTACAAACAACTTTAGTGCTACAAATAAGATTGGGGAAGGTGGTTTTGGGCATGTTTACAAGGTATATAGAAATATGAATGTGCATAAACTATAAATTGATTATTTCTTTAACTTTTGAACTATAGATGCTTAGTTTGATGATATTGGATTTTTGCCTTGTATAAAACCAGGGTACATTATTGGATGGTACAATTATTGCTGTGAAACAACTCTCATCTATATCAAGACAAGGAAATCGTGAATTTTTGAATGAAATAGGCGTGATTTCTTGTTTGCAACACCCTAATCTTGTGAAACTTCATGGGTGTTGTGTTGAGGGAAAGCAGTTGTTGCTAGTGTATGAGTACTTGGAAAACAACAGCCTTGCCCATGCTCTTTTTGGTAAGTTTGAAAtcacaattgaaaaaaaaaaaaaaaaacataagccATTAAACTAGAAATgtgataatttaataaaattttcaaaataaacatgaatATTCTAAGTTAACAGATAATTACAGGTCCAGAAGATTGTCAATTGACTATAGACTGGCCTACCAGACAAAAAATTTGTCTCGGTATTGCAAAAGGTTTAGCTTTCTTGCACGAAGAATCAGCAATAAAAATTGTTCATAGAGA
Coding sequences within it:
- the LOC116023810 gene encoding probable LRR receptor-like serine/threonine-protein kinase At1g07650 → MFASMFVILIPIIFVEAQSGHLPPDELNALREIADEVGKKDWDFKLNPCDNNSNWLTPQREGMPEYNNTLTCNCSFPAGICHVQSINLKGQDLQGVLPPSLVKLPFLKIIDLSRNYLSGTIPLEWASIKLELISVTVNRLSGPIPKYLGNITTLTYLNLESNFFNGAIPPELGKLANLEMLILNVNNLTGRLPKELNALKKLTVLRISRNNFTGKMPSFQGLKALQKLEVQASGFEGPIPENISALTNLLQLRISDLNGGVSRIPAFNNKTGIAMLMLRRCNISGKIPDLSNMTGLKQLDLSFNNLEGGIDGLNVLDKLQYLYLTNNSLTGQIPQWVLNRDSRYFIDLSYNNFEESSGSPICSRETLNLFKSYNGGGENDKFGKCLKNCTKDWYSFHINCGGGNVVIGDTTYDADEDSTGLAKFVSNKENWVTSNTGYFWDRPVTITDYTTTNISVIKGKDSKIYQTARLSPLSLTYYGRCLANGHYTVKLHFAEIVLRDNRSFQSLGRRLFDVYIQGEQKIKDFDIETEAQGADKPLVKQFQVVVQNRTLELRFEYAEKGTTVVPHAGAYGPLISAISVESDFKPPKNRKTLIIVVAVASSLFLIFTILCFVGWKIYIRNKTSREQELRGLDLRTGLFTFRQIKAATNNFSATNKIGEGGFGHVYKGTLLDGTIIAVKQLSSISRQGNREFLNEIGVISCLQHPNLVKLHGCCVEGKQLLLVYEYLENNSLAHALFGPEDCQLTIDWPTRQKICLGIAKGLAFLHEESAIKIVHRDIKATNVLLDKELNPKISDFGLAKLDDDENTHISTRVAGTVGYMAPEYALWGYLTFKADVYSFGVVALEIVAGKKNMKHHPDEDYVCLLDRALVLQENGNLLELIDPRLGSDFDKEQAIRMIKVALLCINHAPSLRPSMSTVVNLLESHDGILEYNSDLHEFNSQEIIADHYDEMPVGLSDSPHQVNFSSKAT